One genomic segment of Thalassospiraceae bacterium LMO-SO8 includes these proteins:
- the proB gene encoding glutamate 5-kinase: MTGTPALADGKRIIVKIGSALLVDKERGTVKRAWLETLGADLMTLRDRGQEVVIVSSGAIAIGRRHLGLPVRGKLKLEESQAAAAAGMVRLAHAYQEVLGVYDVTVAQVLLTLDDSENRRRYLNARNTIDQIIRLGAVPLINENDTVATDEIRFGDNDRLAARVAAMVSADTLVLLSSSDGLYESDPNQDPDAVHVPVVTGGITPEIEAMAGVKMTDDGSGGMVTKLVAARMAMAAGCRMVIANGLDDHPLAHMEAGGRVTWFLPDANPLTARKQWISGSLKPGGAVVVDDGAARALSEGKSLLPAGVVKVEGRFERGDAVTVKTQAGDQLGRGLIAYSAADARRIVGAKSKEIEAILGYRGRDEMIHRDDLVLD, translated from the coding sequence GATCGGCTCGGCCCTGCTGGTCGACAAGGAGCGCGGCACCGTCAAGCGCGCCTGGCTGGAAACGCTCGGTGCCGACCTGATGACGCTGCGCGACCGCGGGCAGGAGGTCGTCATCGTGTCCTCCGGCGCCATCGCCATCGGCCGCCGCCATTTGGGCCTGCCCGTGCGCGGCAAGCTGAAGCTGGAGGAAAGCCAGGCCGCCGCCGCCGCCGGCATGGTGCGCCTTGCCCATGCCTATCAGGAAGTCCTGGGCGTCTACGACGTGACGGTGGCGCAGGTGCTGCTGACCCTGGACGACAGCGAGAACCGCCGCCGTTACCTCAACGCCCGCAACACCATCGACCAGATCATCCGCCTCGGCGCCGTGCCCCTGATCAACGAGAACGACACCGTGGCGACGGACGAAATCCGCTTCGGCGACAACGACCGCCTGGCCGCCCGCGTGGCCGCCATGGTCTCCGCCGACACGCTGGTGCTGCTGTCGTCGTCGGACGGGCTTTATGAAAGCGATCCGAACCAGGACCCCGACGCCGTCCACGTGCCCGTGGTGACCGGCGGCATCACGCCCGAGATCGAGGCCATGGCCGGGGTCAAGATGACCGACGACGGTTCGGGCGGCATGGTGACCAAGCTGGTCGCCGCGCGCATGGCGATGGCCGCCGGCTGCCGCATGGTGATCGCCAACGGCCTGGACGACCATCCGCTCGCCCATATGGAAGCCGGTGGCCGGGTGACCTGGTTCCTGCCCGACGCCAACCCGTTGACCGCGCGCAAGCAGTGGATTTCCGGCTCCTTGAAGCCCGGTGGCGCGGTCGTGGTCGACGACGGCGCGGCGCGCGCGCTCAGCGAGGGCAAGAGCCTGCTGCCGGCCGGCGTGGTGAAGGTCGAGGGCCGGTTCGAGCGCGGCGACGCGGTGACCGTGAAAACCCAGGCGGGCGACCAGCTGGGGCGCGGGCTGATCGCCTATTCGGCCGCCGACGCACGCCGCATCGTGGGTGCAAAATCGAAGGAAATCGAGGCCATCCTGGGCTATCGTGGCCGCGACGAGATGATCCACCGCGACGATCTGGTGTTGGATTGA